Proteins from a genomic interval of Alteromonas macleodii ATCC 27126:
- the dnaX gene encoding DNA polymerase III subunit gamma/tau, whose translation MSYQVLARKWRPGKFSELVGQEHVVSAISNALDNDRLHHAYLFTGTRGVGKTTIARIFSKSLNCEEGQGANPCGQCNTCKDIEQGNYVDLLEIDAASRTKVEDTRELLDNVQYKPTRGRYKVYLIDEVHMLSKHSFNALLKTLEEPPPHVKFLLATTDPQKLPITILSRCLQFNLKAMSREQIVGQLQHILEHEQLPFEPQALALLARAAQGSMRDALSLTDQAIAQGGNQVLASVVTDMLGLMDKNQLLKVVHAVVSKSPADVLQLVNDIAEQAPDYDNVHSELASLLHQIALTQWVPEACKLETTSAKAIFQLAKTIPAEQVQLLYQIALQGRKDLPFSADGKSAFEMTLMRMMSFAPNTPINDTASEIENGRSEHSLPVDHASSSGGPGNVGKQEEAPLSETSATNVQEERPSHLSVESTSAQSLESAPSTPDSLATSISEKEQQEQSTSPFESQQEQKHAAADESELSGSDTLSALPHAESGATTTQTTALERDASHDDESVKPAPTSSFEEQPVENTAVQAVQTESVVAELEPTPSEVSAPHNEAAQYFDGPPLDAYMDDMPPPSEDDGSLGFEGFQSAEGSYDAEGFHNVEGSHDAEGSRNAKGSDKNSESLAHENEPSSLTAEEQLTSTADMLALRQKLKQRKAQDAESKSTSAANAKTESASDIQARFTRSKAEALSTAQTAHGVNKGSDNSAGQANAGNEIKSGDLNPIGHEDSRELQDHSSEPLNSSPKPLNNSPELRENIDSGSEHKDNSVARVDTPQLESTNSGSSLGNTHAHSSNTMHTSESEKSHSSSNNTSDFLLDEFEEDMPFSNDESEAQSNSETPVEDMPPWATDYDNQPPQHVEGADYVEAPSDSSSNYDSAPEQMESAGDRSFARDALNFDTPLSSTYNGQLKAYLNDGSKLTHASQIDEWSNLVEQMPVAGLLKQLVLHASFSRAGNQVSLEIDHSQTHLLNDSARKQLVDAIHHGLGENVEVNITLGEPASTPFALQQEIHAMRHAHAHSVIKTDDTIQALLSTFDASVLTDSVKAR comes from the coding sequence ATGAGTTATCAGGTACTAGCAAGGAAGTGGCGACCGGGCAAGTTCAGTGAACTTGTGGGTCAGGAACATGTTGTCTCTGCCATTTCAAATGCTTTGGATAACGATCGTCTACACCACGCTTATCTGTTTACAGGTACGCGAGGCGTAGGTAAAACTACCATTGCACGTATTTTTTCGAAAAGCCTTAACTGCGAAGAAGGACAAGGGGCAAACCCTTGCGGTCAATGTAACACCTGTAAAGATATAGAGCAGGGGAACTACGTTGATTTGTTAGAGATTGACGCTGCATCAAGAACCAAAGTTGAGGATACTCGCGAGCTTCTTGATAACGTGCAATACAAACCCACTCGCGGGCGTTACAAAGTGTACCTTATCGATGAGGTACACATGCTTTCAAAACACAGCTTTAATGCGCTGTTAAAAACGCTGGAAGAGCCACCTCCACACGTTAAGTTCTTACTGGCTACCACCGATCCTCAAAAGCTTCCGATAACCATCTTATCCCGTTGCTTGCAGTTTAACTTGAAAGCCATGTCTCGGGAGCAGATTGTTGGACAGCTGCAGCATATTTTAGAGCATGAACAGCTGCCTTTTGAGCCACAAGCGCTAGCGCTTTTGGCAAGAGCCGCCCAGGGCAGTATGCGTGATGCGCTGAGTTTAACTGACCAAGCGATTGCACAGGGTGGAAATCAAGTGTTGGCATCGGTGGTAACCGATATGCTGGGGCTGATGGACAAGAACCAGTTGCTTAAAGTGGTTCATGCTGTGGTAAGTAAAAGTCCTGCTGATGTATTGCAGTTGGTCAATGACATCGCAGAGCAAGCCCCCGATTATGACAACGTACACAGCGAATTGGCTAGCCTGCTGCACCAAATAGCATTAACGCAATGGGTGCCTGAAGCATGTAAGCTAGAAACTACATCGGCTAAAGCGATATTTCAATTAGCGAAAACTATTCCAGCTGAGCAAGTGCAGCTGCTTTATCAGATTGCACTGCAAGGAAGAAAAGACTTACCGTTTTCTGCGGATGGAAAAAGTGCGTTTGAAATGACATTGATGCGAATGATGTCGTTTGCTCCAAATACCCCCATCAACGACACCGCAAGCGAGATTGAAAACGGGAGGAGTGAGCATAGTTTACCTGTAGATCATGCTTCTTCCAGTGGTGGCCCGGGAAACGTCGGTAAGCAGGAGGAAGCGCCGTTAAGCGAAACTTCTGCAACCAATGTGCAGGAGGAGAGGCCTTCACATCTATCGGTTGAATCTACCTCTGCTCAGTCGTTAGAAAGTGCGCCATCTACCCCTGATTCACTTGCTACATCAATAAGTGAAAAAGAGCAGCAAGAACAATCGACGTCTCCATTTGAATCACAGCAAGAGCAGAAACACGCAGCCGCTGATGAAAGCGAGTTGAGTGGAAGTGATACTCTGTCGGCGCTACCTCATGCAGAGTCAGGTGCAACGACGACTCAAACAACGGCACTTGAGCGTGATGCTTCACATGATGATGAATCCGTAAAGCCAGCTCCAACTTCGTCTTTTGAAGAGCAACCCGTAGAAAACACCGCGGTACAAGCGGTACAAACAGAGAGCGTTGTTGCAGAGCTTGAACCAACGCCAAGTGAAGTCAGTGCGCCCCATAACGAAGCAGCGCAATATTTCGATGGACCTCCGTTAGATGCTTACATGGACGATATGCCACCTCCGTCAGAAGATGATGGTTCCTTAGGTTTTGAAGGTTTTCAAAGCGCTGAAGGCTCTTATGACGCTGAAGGTTTTCATAACGTTGAAGGCTCTCATGACGCTGAGGGCTCTCGTAACGCTAAAGGCTCTGATAAAAACAGCGAGTCGTTGGCACACGAGAACGAACCGTCCTCATTAACCGCCGAAGAGCAGCTTACCTCTACGGCTGATATGTTGGCACTTCGTCAAAAGTTAAAGCAAAGAAAAGCACAAGACGCAGAGTCAAAAAGTACCAGCGCAGCAAATGCTAAGACCGAAAGTGCAAGTGATATTCAAGCGCGCTTTACCAGAAGTAAAGCCGAGGCTTTGAGTACTGCACAAACTGCACATGGAGTTAACAAGGGTAGCGATAATAGTGCAGGGCAGGCTAACGCTGGTAACGAAATCAAGAGTGGTGATTTAAACCCCATTGGGCATGAAGACAGCCGTGAGCTGCAAGACCATAGCTCTGAGCCTCTAAATAGTAGCCCTAAGCCTCTAAATAATAGCCCAGAGCTTAGAGAGAACATAGATAGCGGCTCAGAACATAAAGACAATAGTGTTGCGCGCGTTGACACTCCTCAACTGGAAAGTACAAATTCAGGCTCGTCTTTAGGTAATACTCACGCGCATTCTTCTAACACTATGCATACTAGCGAGTCAGAAAAGAGTCATTCTAGCTCAAACAACACGAGCGATTTCTTGCTTGATGAATTTGAAGAGGATATGCCTTTTTCAAATGACGAATCTGAGGCGCAATCAAACTCGGAAACACCGGTTGAGGATATGCCACCTTGGGCTACTGATTACGATAATCAACCACCTCAACACGTTGAAGGTGCTGATTATGTTGAAGCGCCCTCAGATAGCAGTTCGAATTACGACAGTGCCCCTGAGCAGATGGAAAGTGCGGGAGATCGGTCTTTTGCGCGGGATGCTCTAAATTTTGATACGCCGCTGAGCAGTACCTATAACGGGCAGTTAAAAGCGTACTTAAATGACGGAAGCAAATTAACTCACGCTAGCCAAATTGACGAATGGAGCAATCTAGTTGAGCAAATGCCAGTTGCTGGTCTACTCAAACAGTTGGTGCTGCACGCATCATTTTCTCGAGCGGGCAATCAAGTGTCCCTTGAAATTGACCACAGTCAGACGCATTTATTAAATGATAGTGCGAGAAAGCAATTGGTTGATGCAATTCATCATGGGTTGGGTGAAAACGTTGAAGTAAATATCACGTTAGGTGAACCAGCATCTACACCTTTTGCGTTACAACAAGAGATTCATGCCATGCGCCATGCGCATGCACACTCGGTGATTAAAACCGACGATACAATTCAAGCATTGCTATCGACTTTCGATGCGTCAGTGCTAACCGATTCGGTTAAAGCGCGATAG
- the apt gene encoding adenine phosphoribosyltransferase: MTAEYIKSVVKTVPDYPKPGILFRDVTSVLEDHKAFSSCISLLVEKYQGMGFTKIAGTEARGFLFGAPLAIEMGIGFVPVRKPNKLPREVVSESYELEYGMDTLEIHKDAIEPGDKVLLIDDLLATGGTIAASAKLIRSLGGEVNHAGFVINLPDLGGEKKLSTLDIESYSICEFEGE; this comes from the coding sequence GTGACTGCAGAATATATTAAATCAGTAGTGAAAACCGTACCTGACTATCCAAAGCCAGGTATTTTATTTAGAGATGTGACCAGCGTTTTAGAAGATCACAAAGCATTTAGTAGCTGTATCTCGTTACTTGTAGAAAAGTATCAAGGTATGGGATTTACCAAGATAGCAGGTACTGAAGCACGCGGGTTCCTTTTTGGTGCGCCATTGGCCATCGAAATGGGCATTGGTTTTGTTCCAGTGAGAAAACCCAACAAACTTCCTCGTGAAGTAGTTAGCGAGAGCTACGAGCTTGAATATGGCATGGATACATTGGAAATCCATAAAGATGCCATTGAGCCAGGTGATAAAGTCCTTCTTATTGACGATTTACTTGCAACTGGTGGAACGATAGCCGCTTCTGCGAAACTAATTCGTTCACTAGGCGGTGAAGTAAACCATGCAGGTTTTGTTATTAACTTACCGGACTTAGGTGGCGAGAAGAAATTGAGTACGCTTGATATAGAAAGCTACTCTATTTGTGAGTTTGAAGGCGAATAA
- a CDS encoding DUF2063 domain-containing protein, which translates to MTQSFQTTQKTFVDAIKDPQTFCDTDAENIRRMQIYQSLFFNNIDNFVSTGFPVLKSIVVKQYGEKGWESIVRQFFIEHECRSPYFAEISKEFVEYLSTQPTFDITLPDFTAELAHYEWLELDISIRKNEDNVEFYQQGNNVTAIRVSPYASLAAYRFEVHLIGEDYIPEQPAQEQQFYVVYRDREFDVQFTHVNPVTAILVNTLEQHEVGMEIEQLAESLCQQLPQIPSNVLINGMNQTLTDMLQKGILLPVS; encoded by the coding sequence GTGACTCAGTCATTTCAAACCACTCAAAAAACGTTCGTTGATGCGATCAAAGACCCTCAGACATTTTGTGATACCGACGCTGAAAACATTCGTCGGATGCAAATCTATCAATCCCTGTTTTTTAACAACATCGATAATTTCGTCAGTACCGGTTTTCCAGTTTTAAAATCTATTGTGGTAAAACAGTATGGTGAAAAAGGATGGGAGAGTATTGTGCGTCAATTTTTTATTGAGCACGAGTGTCGTTCCCCCTATTTTGCAGAAATAAGTAAAGAGTTCGTTGAATACCTATCAACACAGCCAACCTTCGATATTACTCTTCCAGATTTTACTGCGGAACTTGCTCACTATGAGTGGCTAGAGCTTGACATCAGTATCAGAAAGAACGAAGACAACGTTGAATTCTACCAACAAGGAAACAACGTTACAGCAATAAGGGTGTCCCCTTACGCCTCTTTGGCAGCGTACCGATTTGAAGTCCATTTAATTGGTGAGGATTATATCCCAGAGCAACCTGCTCAAGAACAGCAGTTCTACGTTGTTTACAGAGACCGTGAGTTTGATGTTCAATTTACTCATGTTAATCCAGTGACGGCTATTTTAGTCAATACGCTGGAACAGCACGAAGTGGGAATGGAAATAGAACAATTAGCTGAGTCGTTGTGCCAGCAACTTCCCCAAATTCCTTCAAACGTGCTTATAAATGGTATGAACCAGACCCTCACTGACATGCTACAAAAAGGAATACTCCTTCCAGTATCCTAA
- a CDS encoding DUF692 domain-containing protein gives MKNICGAGLGFRREMLKALLPTLPSEVDFWEVAPENWIPLGGKYQEQFQQASSQAPFTTHGLSLSIGSSDKLDVEFVKTVKRFLDANNIALYSEHLSFCSGNGHMYDLMPIPFTEDAIKHVVSRIVQVQDIIERPLVLENVSYYIAPGQEMDELEFTKSILKESGCKMLLDVNNVYVNSINHKYDAKAFINGLPSDKIVYGHIAGHYDEAEDLKVDTHGADVIEPVWDLLEHAYLTHGVFPTLLERDFNIPPLSELLAEVKKIKQIQAKCEAVRVSNVKGSVA, from the coding sequence ATGAAAAACATCTGTGGCGCAGGTCTTGGGTTTCGTCGGGAAATGCTAAAAGCGCTTTTACCTACATTGCCATCTGAAGTCGATTTTTGGGAAGTAGCCCCTGAAAATTGGATCCCACTTGGTGGGAAGTACCAAGAACAATTTCAGCAAGCGTCTTCGCAAGCTCCCTTTACAACTCATGGTTTATCTTTGTCTATCGGAAGTAGCGACAAACTAGATGTCGAGTTTGTAAAAACCGTTAAGCGATTTTTAGATGCAAACAATATTGCATTGTATAGCGAGCACTTAAGCTTTTGTTCTGGCAACGGGCATATGTACGATCTGATGCCAATTCCTTTTACTGAAGACGCGATTAAGCACGTAGTATCTCGAATTGTTCAAGTTCAAGATATCATCGAACGACCGCTGGTCTTAGAAAATGTCTCTTATTACATTGCGCCAGGCCAAGAGATGGATGAGCTTGAATTTACTAAGAGCATACTAAAAGAATCGGGGTGCAAAATGCTTCTCGACGTAAACAATGTTTACGTGAACAGTATCAACCATAAATACGATGCGAAAGCGTTTATTAACGGCTTACCCTCAGACAAAATTGTGTATGGCCATATTGCTGGTCATTATGATGAAGCTGAGGATTTGAAAGTTGATACTCACGGGGCTGATGTCATTGAGCCAGTTTGGGATTTGTTGGAGCACGCTTACCTCACTCACGGCGTATTTCCAACGTTACTAGAGCGTGATTTTAATATTCCCCCGTTAAGCGAATTACTGGCAGAAGTGAAGAAAATTAAGCAAATTCAAGCAAAATGCGAAGCTGTTCGAGTATCAAACGTTAAAGGAAGTGTCGCGTGA